One stretch of Leptospira mtsangambouensis DNA includes these proteins:
- a CDS encoding anthranilate synthase component II, with protein sequence MFLLIDNYDSFTYILYQYLNQITPTTVMRHDEDLPADLYEKYKAVVLSPGPGLPKTSGKLISHLQSFYECLPVLGICLGHQALAEVTGAKLEQTRDIFHGRPSEIIHNGQGVFKNIPNGFMANRYHSWAVSKVSLPNELEVTAETKDGVIMGIRHRKWNKVFGVQFHPESILTEHGETLLRNFYEEVIT encoded by the coding sequence ATGTTTCTTCTCATCGACAACTACGATTCATTCACTTATATTCTGTACCAATACCTGAACCAAATCACACCGACAACTGTAATGCGCCATGATGAAGATTTGCCGGCAGATTTGTATGAAAAATACAAAGCTGTGGTTTTATCACCTGGTCCTGGGCTTCCTAAAACTTCTGGAAAACTTATCTCCCATTTACAATCCTTCTATGAATGTTTGCCGGTTCTTGGTATTTGTTTAGGACACCAAGCTTTGGCTGAAGTCACTGGTGCCAAACTCGAACAAACAAGAGACATATTCCATGGACGCCCTTCAGAGATTATCCACAATGGCCAGGGTGTCTTTAAAAACATCCCCAATGGATTTATGGCCAACCGGTACCACTCTTGGGCTGTGTCAAAAGTTTCTTTGCCAAATGAATTGGAAGTGACAGCCGAAACGAAGGATGGAGTCATAATGGGAATTCGTCACAGAAAATGGAATAAGGTCTTTGGGGTTCAGTTTCATCCAGAATCCATCCTCACCGAACATGGAGAAACCTTACTTCGTAACTTCTATGAGGAAGTCATCACATGA
- a CDS encoding YebC/PmpR family DNA-binding transcriptional regulator has product MSGHSKWATIRRKKGAIDAKRGAIFTRIAKEISVAAKEGGGDQEGNPRLRLAVTKAKAANMPKDNIERAIKKGTGGLEGMVYEECLYECYALGGVAIMVDVLTDKKSRTTPEIKSILTKLGGSLANAGAVSRLFERKGQITLKADQISEEALFDLALGAGAEDIQVNDGMYVVLTAPAEYEAVQSALSTKGLNMEESEIKYIPMTTVEVNDKETAEKIMKLIDNLEANDDVQGVSSNFELGDGVELD; this is encoded by the coding sequence ATGTCAGGACACTCGAAATGGGCGACGATTCGAAGAAAAAAAGGGGCCATTGATGCGAAAAGAGGGGCCATCTTTACAAGGATTGCCAAAGAAATTTCCGTAGCTGCCAAAGAAGGTGGTGGAGACCAAGAAGGAAATCCAAGACTTCGCCTAGCGGTTACAAAAGCAAAAGCTGCCAACATGCCAAAAGACAATATCGAACGGGCCATCAAAAAGGGAACAGGTGGTTTGGAAGGTATGGTCTATGAAGAGTGTCTGTACGAATGTTACGCACTGGGTGGAGTTGCCATCATGGTGGATGTCCTCACTGATAAAAAATCACGTACTACTCCCGAAATTAAAAGCATTCTAACCAAACTTGGTGGTTCCCTTGCCAATGCAGGTGCAGTTTCTCGCCTTTTTGAGCGCAAAGGGCAAATCACACTTAAGGCAGACCAAATTTCCGAAGAAGCTCTCTTTGATCTAGCACTGGGTGCCGGAGCCGAAGACATCCAAGTCAATGATGGGATGTATGTGGTTCTTACAGCTCCTGCTGAATATGAAGCGGTTCAATCGGCTCTTTCCACAAAAGGTCTGAACATGGAAGAATCGGAAATTAAATACATTCCCATGACCACTGTTGAAGTGAACGACAAAGAAACAGCTGAAAAGATCATGAAGTTAATTGATAACTTAGAAGCCAATGACGACGTCCAAGGTGTGAGCTCTAACTTTGAGTTAGGTGACGGAGTGGAACTCGATTAA
- a CDS encoding EAL domain-containing protein: MKNQLLTGPYYFGMKDLDVFKKHFIQENQGKPLFLIRFENITGIELTDFLDLLRTDFYSCLDLEDISFGFHYIEKQNILIMGISPLFEWDIERFPNIENSVGKFQQQCLQNKILSFHFGVSRTQSNYISDSDEIYKELYKSSEKNLNDNLVRWSWTYYNKANTYISGSVHEAMIQPTVIFNPKDKTYAVKGGEVFLGGGAYIGYKDLINDIPSDQDLNRIELLILEKLIIACEGAPGLLKFNISPQSLIDTFSNMDRVNRLKRLIQNKDLLTENIRFELVEKPYDDSHFPLKDVCHAFYSHGMSFAADDFGVKSQSHQIVLDLGIMIKEFKLDPISFKFKMEEDQIKFLDNLAFIDYCKRLADNREAVITAEAVEDYDTLRFLMEHQVYQFQANILFGKMTVSDYKRDFELLHSIHEDVVKEVLTDKILSEKQKKVGNLFRVASEEGLI; the protein is encoded by the coding sequence TTGAAAAATCAACTTTTAACAGGTCCCTATTATTTTGGTATGAAGGACTTGGACGTGTTCAAAAAACATTTTATCCAAGAGAACCAAGGGAAACCTCTTTTCCTCATTCGTTTTGAAAACATAACCGGCATAGAACTCACCGATTTTTTAGATCTACTTCGAACCGATTTTTATTCCTGTTTGGATTTAGAAGATATTAGTTTTGGATTTCATTACATAGAAAAACAAAATATTTTAATTATGGGAATCTCTCCGCTTTTCGAATGGGACATTGAACGATTTCCAAATATAGAAAATTCAGTTGGTAAATTCCAACAACAATGTTTACAGAATAAAATTTTATCATTTCATTTTGGAGTTTCAAGAACCCAATCTAATTATATTTCCGATAGTGATGAAATTTATAAAGAACTCTATAAATCCTCTGAAAAAAACCTTAACGACAATTTAGTACGTTGGAGTTGGACATATTATAACAAAGCCAATACTTATATTTCTGGATCTGTCCATGAAGCAATGATCCAACCCACAGTTATTTTTAATCCAAAAGATAAAACTTATGCTGTGAAAGGAGGAGAAGTTTTCCTTGGTGGAGGTGCTTATATTGGTTACAAAGATTTGATCAATGACATTCCTTCCGACCAAGATTTAAATCGTATTGAACTTTTGATTTTAGAAAAGCTGATCATAGCTTGCGAAGGGGCACCGGGTTTATTAAAATTTAATATTTCACCACAATCTTTAATCGATACTTTTTCGAATATGGATCGAGTGAATCGACTCAAACGACTCATTCAAAATAAAGACCTACTTACTGAAAATATTCGATTTGAACTCGTAGAAAAACCATACGACGATTCCCACTTTCCACTAAAAGATGTATGCCATGCATTTTATTCCCACGGAATGAGTTTTGCTGCGGACGATTTTGGAGTCAAAAGCCAATCTCACCAAATAGTTTTGGATCTCGGAATTATGATCAAAGAATTCAAATTAGATCCCATCAGTTTTAAATTTAAAATGGAAGAAGACCAAATTAAGTTTTTAGACAACTTGGCATTTATCGATTATTGTAAACGCCTAGCTGATAACCGGGAGGCCGTGATTACTGCAGAAGCCGTGGAGGATTACGATACTTTGCGATTTCTTATGGAGCACCAGGTCTACCAGTTCCAAGCAAATATTTTATTTGGAAAAATGACTGTCTCAGATTATAAAAGAGATTTTGAACTTCTACACTCAATTCACGAGGATGTCGTGAAAGAAGTATTGACAGATAAAATTTTGTCAGAAAAACAAAAGAAAGTCGGAAATTTGTTTCGAGTTGCATCAGAAGAAGGTTTAATTTAA
- a CDS encoding response regulator — MKKVLIVDDNDRYANNLKSYFDSKNISSDRAVDAKEGYDLFSKNPNYDMIVSDVTMETQTSGLWMMRQIYKSGYKGILVIASTGFDVFGVMPFSSLFLPWFCGLHWMIPKVPLKQGTVEWVPTALSKGKSIPF, encoded by the coding sequence ATGAAAAAAGTTTTAATCGTTGATGATAATGATCGTTATGCGAATAACTTAAAATCATATTTCGACTCCAAAAATATATCCTCGGATCGTGCTGTGGATGCAAAAGAAGGATATGACCTTTTTTCAAAAAACCCAAACTATGATATGATTGTTTCTGATGTGACTATGGAAACCCAAACATCTGGGCTTTGGATGATGCGCCAAATTTATAAATCTGGTTACAAGGGAATTCTTGTGATTGCTTCCACTGGTTTTGACGTGTTTGGTGTGATGCCGTTTTCTTCTTTGTTTTTACCTTGGTTTTGTGGGCTTCATTGGATGATCCCCAAAGTCCCACTCAAACAAGGTACGGTGGAATGGGTTCCCACCGCTCTTTCTAAAGGAAAATCTATTCCTTTCTAG
- a CDS encoding enoyl-CoA hydratase/isomerase family protein, which produces MNYKREVIDIPNGKGEIIRFQMNDQNSLTGQNMRDLGEILNEIKADNSKRGVILTTDNPKFFCNGLDAENLLSTSRDKLIDEVGGIVILFGELVKFDKPLITEVTGHAMGGGAVITVASDFKYMLDGKGRIGFTEVNVGLPLPGSFIDRIKMCVDPRYWAEVCLEGTTYKGAEAKKIGLIDEIAPTPEEIRKIALKKLETLSKVPQAAYRATKNTLNGALIAHLEQYKKDTTKSFEQPGVVDNLLEAMTALKEKRRPVFK; this is translated from the coding sequence ATGAATTACAAACGTGAAGTCATAGACATTCCCAACGGCAAAGGCGAAATCATTCGCTTTCAAATGAACGACCAAAATTCACTCACAGGTCAAAACATGAGAGATCTAGGTGAAATTTTAAATGAAATCAAAGCCGACAATTCCAAACGAGGTGTGATCTTAACCACAGACAACCCTAAGTTTTTTTGCAATGGCCTCGATGCAGAAAACCTACTTTCTACCAGTAGAGACAAACTCATCGATGAAGTCGGTGGCATTGTTATCTTATTCGGTGAGTTAGTTAAATTTGATAAACCGCTTATTACCGAAGTTACTGGTCATGCGATGGGTGGTGGTGCTGTCATTACTGTTGCTTCTGATTTTAAATATATGTTGGATGGAAAAGGAAGGATTGGCTTTACAGAGGTAAATGTTGGACTTCCACTTCCGGGAAGCTTTATTGATCGCATCAAAATGTGTGTGGATCCTAGGTATTGGGCAGAAGTATGTTTGGAAGGAACAACTTACAAAGGTGCAGAGGCAAAAAAAATTGGCCTCATCGATGAGATTGCACCGACTCCAGAAGAGATTCGTAAAATTGCTTTAAAGAAACTGGAAACACTTTCAAAAGTTCCGCAAGCCGCTTACAGAGCGACAAAGAATACTTTGAATGGAGCACTGATTGCACACCTAGAGCAATATAAAAAAGACACAACTAAATCCTTTGAACAACCTGGTGTCGTTGATAATTTACTCGAAGCAATGACAGCTCTGAAAGAAAAACGGAGACCCGTTTTTAAATAA
- a CDS encoding acyl-CoA dehydrogenase family protein codes for MIDFSITDEQKALRDLARDFAKNEMIPKAEHHDHTGEYPKEILKKAFDVGLMNMHIPVEYGGAGLGVLDELIASEELFYGCSGMATAILANNLALAPVLLGADDYVMKKFIQPMSETFTLAAYAVTEPGAGSDVAGIRTTAKRVGDEYIVNGSKMWITNAGHADWFFVLAKTDPNAGHKGMTGFIVDAKTPGIIVGKKEKNMGQRCSDTRGVTFEDVKVPKENMIGKEGEGFKIAMGAFDKTRPAVAIGAVGVARAALDHSIRYANTRNAFGKPISVNQGVSFMIAEMARDIEAGRLLCWQSAWLIDNGFRNTYQASIAKVFCADMAMRVTTDAVQIFGGYGFNEEYPVEKLMRDAKIFQIYEGTSQIQRVIISKFLNDGVGIETPNA; via the coding sequence ATGATTGATTTTTCCATCACCGATGAACAAAAAGCCCTCCGCGATTTAGCAAGAGATTTCGCCAAAAATGAAATGATTCCCAAAGCGGAACACCATGACCACACCGGTGAATATCCAAAAGAAATTTTAAAGAAAGCTTTTGACGTAGGCCTTATGAATATGCACATCCCCGTGGAATACGGTGGGGCTGGCCTCGGTGTTTTGGACGAACTCATCGCCTCAGAAGAGTTATTTTACGGTTGTTCAGGTATGGCAACGGCCATCCTTGCAAACAATCTCGCATTAGCACCTGTTCTACTTGGGGCTGATGACTATGTAATGAAAAAATTCATCCAACCAATGTCTGAAACTTTTACTCTTGCTGCTTATGCCGTCACCGAACCAGGTGCAGGATCGGATGTAGCTGGGATTCGAACCACTGCCAAACGAGTGGGTGACGAATACATTGTGAATGGATCTAAAATGTGGATCACTAACGCAGGTCATGCGGACTGGTTTTTTGTTTTAGCAAAAACAGATCCAAATGCGGGCCACAAAGGTATGACTGGATTCATCGTAGATGCAAAAACTCCAGGAATCATCGTTGGTAAAAAAGAAAAAAATATGGGACAACGTTGTTCCGACACTCGTGGAGTCACTTTTGAAGACGTAAAAGTTCCAAAAGAAAACATGATTGGAAAAGAGGGTGAGGGATTCAAAATTGCTATGGGTGCTTTTGACAAAACTCGTCCTGCAGTGGCAATTGGTGCCGTGGGTGTGGCTCGAGCTGCACTTGACCATTCCATTCGATACGCAAACACGCGTAATGCGTTCGGAAAACCAATTTCTGTAAACCAAGGCGTAAGTTTTATGATCGCTGAAATGGCTCGCGATATTGAAGCAGGAAGACTTCTCTGTTGGCAATCAGCTTGGCTTATCGATAACGGATTTAGAAACACATACCAAGCATCGATTGCAAAAGTATTTTGTGCAGACATGGCTATGCGTGTGACAACAGATGCAGTACAAATCTTTGGTGGATACGGATTCAACGAAGAATACCCTGTAGAAAAATTGATGCGTGATGCAAAGATTTTCCAAATCTACGAAGGAACTTCACAGATCCAACGTGTGATCATTTCCAAATTTCTGAATGATGGAGTTGGGATCGAAACTCCTAACGCATAA
- a CDS encoding M23 family metallopeptidase, whose amino-acid sequence MLRSFVLVLIVCFFPLSAISISDFPPGFVLKNPYLWPVKGYDSITGTFGEFRTGHFHMGQDFSTGGKIGVPILAVAKGKVTRVQRRWTSIGYALFLQHDDGMTSRYGHLHKFSQKIIKQILKSKQAKRYKDRTDFDIALPEAVDVEAGETIAFSGDTGVGPPHLHFELFKDNVYYNPVHYGLGYNVAEPIVFNALRITPQTPRTFINGRNETVEIPFYEASGNRFELSESPTLFIQGKVGIQIAIHQKSNSNRLGIFTLDMLIGENVLQGFQFSKILKEHTRKNVLLYDSSVSKPNGNPFSYYLHTRDGNDLLGMRSNGREQGLLDSEQMRMGEPKEITIRATGMGGQMSFASFYILKDQGDYSHIVTKEWKYNVYYDRYTTFKSKDTKVELFFPVNAVYSKAFFEIEAQEQIQINTKGLNQLSSVYKIGPDFKDFNLGYDLYVKVPKTKDINSADLYEVLADGNVKKINGSSFSSWGQFFKVRLRKTGLFVVLSDQTPPTIYLHELMNKTVYPREDFALYLKAVDVGSGIMPDGFDITVDGIPGKAEFFPKDGRLEIFEPEILYEPGKHTVLASVRDFAGNWSSTVRYDYEIQTPPVPEEKKKPTTDPLVVETTKEKKAVKETKTKQSSPKAQKTVKPITVAPKAKDKKSTSR is encoded by the coding sequence ATGTTGCGTTCTTTCGTATTAGTACTTATAGTTTGTTTTTTCCCTCTCTCTGCAATATCTATTTCTGATTTCCCACCAGGGTTTGTTTTAAAAAATCCTTATCTTTGGCCTGTCAAAGGATATGATTCCATTACAGGAACCTTTGGCGAATTTAGAACGGGCCATTTTCATATGGGACAAGACTTTTCCACAGGAGGAAAAATTGGAGTCCCAATCTTAGCCGTTGCAAAAGGCAAAGTCACTAGAGTCCAAAGACGGTGGACTAGCATTGGTTATGCGCTTTTTTTACAACATGACGATGGAATGACATCTCGTTACGGCCATTTACATAAATTTTCTCAGAAAATTATCAAACAAATTTTAAAATCTAAACAAGCAAAACGTTATAAAGACAGAACTGATTTTGACATCGCCCTTCCAGAGGCGGTGGATGTTGAAGCAGGGGAAACCATTGCATTTTCTGGTGATACTGGTGTTGGCCCACCGCACCTCCACTTTGAACTTTTTAAAGACAACGTTTATTATAATCCTGTGCACTACGGTTTGGGTTATAATGTTGCGGAACCCATCGTGTTCAATGCTCTACGGATTACACCACAAACTCCTAGAACTTTCATCAATGGCAGAAATGAAACTGTAGAAATTCCTTTTTATGAAGCCAGTGGCAACAGATTCGAATTATCCGAGTCACCTACACTTTTTATCCAAGGAAAAGTCGGGATTCAAATAGCAATCCATCAAAAATCAAATAGTAATCGTCTTGGGATTTTCACCTTAGATATGTTAATCGGTGAGAACGTTTTACAAGGATTTCAATTTTCAAAAATCTTAAAAGAACATACAAGAAAAAATGTTCTATTATATGATAGTTCCGTGAGTAAACCCAATGGAAATCCATTTTCCTATTATTTGCACACAAGAGATGGAAACGATCTTCTTGGAATGCGAAGTAATGGAAGAGAACAGGGCCTACTTGATAGCGAACAAATGAGAATGGGAGAACCAAAAGAAATCACAATCCGAGCCACTGGTATGGGCGGACAGATGTCTTTTGCGTCCTTTTATATTCTAAAAGACCAAGGTGATTATAGTCATATAGTCACTAAAGAATGGAAATACAATGTATACTACGATCGTTATACGACTTTCAAATCGAAAGATACAAAAGTAGAATTGTTTTTTCCTGTGAATGCTGTGTACTCAAAAGCATTTTTTGAAATTGAAGCCCAGGAACAAATTCAAATCAACACAAAAGGTCTCAATCAACTTTCGAGTGTATATAAAATTGGTCCTGATTTTAAGGATTTTAATTTAGGTTATGATCTTTATGTGAAAGTTCCTAAAACAAAAGACATCAACTCAGCAGACTTGTATGAAGTGTTGGCTGATGGGAATGTAAAAAAAATCAACGGATCGTCTTTTAGTTCTTGGGGCCAATTTTTTAAAGTTAGGCTACGTAAAACAGGGCTCTTTGTTGTTTTATCAGACCAAACTCCTCCTACAATCTACTTACACGAGTTAATGAATAAAACAGTCTATCCTAGAGAAGACTTTGCTTTGTATTTAAAAGCTGTGGATGTTGGTTCAGGAATTATGCCAGATGGATTTGATATCACAGTGGATGGAATTCCAGGCAAAGCCGAATTTTTTCCCAAAGATGGTCGTTTGGAAATCTTCGAACCTGAAATTTTATACGAACCAGGGAAACATACTGTGCTTGCAAGTGTCAGAGATTTTGCAGGAAACTGGAGTTCAACAGTTCGTTATGATTACGAAATCCAAACACCGCCAGTTCCAGAAGAAAAGAAAAAACCAACAACAGATCCACTTGTGGTTGAAACAACAAAAGAGAAAAAAGCAGTAAAAGAAACAAAAACGAAACAATCTTCACCTAAGGCGCAAAAGACGGTGAAACCGATTACAGTCGCACCCAAGGCAAAGGATAAAAAATCTACATCCCGATAG
- a CDS encoding ABC transporter ATP-binding protein produces the protein MKYFFRLLSYSVHYRERFVLGLVFALLTAVLNGISLTALIPLFDSLGGDKNNRFHLDLTLPEKTILVQEVLLGTDSLDGLERIKRLIISAKLQINEFTEDMEPKEVVWAVCIAVFPLYLLKLGTYLLSVFCIATAGYKAVRDIRQELFQKVQRLPLTYFYKEKTGLIMSRVINDAEIVAAVISSNLRDAVINFFYVVTHLMILIYLNSELLLLACLTIPVVIMPVTLFTRKISSSTARFQEKLADLNSHIQEFISGIKVIRTFRQEKQDLKKFDNINYKVYRRTFKGQFYLQMAPSLVELTSSIVVLGYFAMGAKFIYSGKFTQGEFMAFLLTLLFLLRPLTQLSQMVGKITQANSAGKRIFEIIDRDPEVVEHGDEVVLEKIEKGIQFDDIHFSYPGTNQEVLKGINLDIKLGETYAFVGTSGSGKSTLMDLIPRFFDPTAGKICIDGIDIRNFSLNSLRKKIGIVTQEIFLFHGTIADNIAYGTGAATRKEVVRAARLANAHDFITNMENGYDTVIGVRGLDLSGGQRQRLVIARALLRNAEIMILDEATSALDAESERLVSRALERLFKNRTTFIIAHRLSTVRRVKNIVVIEEGEIKEQGDHDSLLSQNGIYKKLYDSQFAEAEIQI, from the coding sequence ATGAAATATTTTTTTAGACTTTTGTCCTATTCTGTGCATTACCGAGAACGATTTGTATTGGGGCTTGTGTTTGCACTTTTGACAGCTGTTTTGAATGGTATTTCTCTAACTGCACTTATTCCCTTATTTGATTCGTTAGGTGGAGATAAAAACAATCGTTTTCACTTAGATTTAACTCTTCCTGAAAAAACAATTTTAGTCCAAGAGGTGCTTCTGGGGACTGATAGTTTGGATGGATTGGAACGAATCAAACGTTTGATCATTTCAGCAAAACTTCAAATCAACGAATTCACTGAAGATATGGAGCCAAAGGAAGTGGTTTGGGCGGTTTGTATTGCCGTTTTTCCACTTTATCTTTTAAAACTTGGAACTTATCTTTTATCTGTTTTTTGCATCGCTACTGCTGGATATAAGGCCGTTCGAGACATTCGCCAAGAACTATTTCAAAAAGTCCAAAGGTTACCTCTGACTTATTTTTATAAGGAAAAAACGGGACTTATTATGAGTCGGGTCATCAATGATGCTGAAATTGTTGCCGCTGTTATTTCGAGTAACTTACGTGATGCGGTCATTAATTTCTTTTATGTAGTCACTCATTTAATGATTCTGATTTATTTAAATTCAGAATTATTACTCCTCGCTTGTCTCACAATTCCTGTGGTGATTATGCCGGTGACTTTGTTTACACGAAAAATATCTTCTTCTACAGCAAGGTTCCAAGAAAAACTCGCTGACCTCAATAGCCATATCCAAGAATTCATTTCAGGGATTAAGGTCATCAGAACCTTTCGCCAAGAGAAACAAGATCTTAAAAAATTTGATAACATCAACTATAAGGTTTACCGAAGGACTTTTAAAGGACAATTTTACTTACAGATGGCACCAAGTCTCGTGGAGCTTACATCATCCATCGTGGTGCTTGGATACTTTGCGATGGGTGCCAAATTCATTTATTCAGGTAAGTTCACACAAGGTGAATTTATGGCCTTCCTACTTACCTTGTTATTTTTACTCCGCCCTCTCACCCAACTTTCACAAATGGTCGGTAAAATCACCCAAGCCAATTCAGCAGGGAAAAGGATTTTTGAAATTATCGATAGAGATCCGGAAGTTGTTGAACATGGAGATGAAGTTGTCCTCGAAAAAATAGAGAAGGGGATTCAGTTTGATGACATTCATTTTTCGTATCCAGGAACCAATCAGGAAGTTCTAAAAGGAATCAACTTGGATATCAAACTGGGTGAAACCTATGCCTTTGTTGGAACCAGTGGATCTGGTAAATCAACGCTTATGGACTTAATCCCCCGGTTCTTTGATCCTACCGCAGGAAAGATCTGTATTGATGGGATCGACATTCGTAATTTTTCTCTTAACTCTCTGCGTAAAAAAATTGGAATTGTCACTCAGGAAATTTTTCTCTTTCACGGAACCATTGCCGATAACATTGCTTATGGGACGGGAGCTGCCACTCGTAAAGAAGTAGTTCGTGCGGCCCGTCTTGCCAACGCTCACGATTTTATTACTAATATGGAAAACGGTTATGATACCGTCATTGGGGTGCGAGGCCTTGATCTCAGCGGGGGGCAAAGGCAACGCCTTGTCATTGCTCGTGCTTTGTTACGAAATGCAGAAATTATGATTTTAGATGAGGCAACGAGTGCTCTTGATGCAGAATCCGAAAGGTTGGTGAGTCGTGCTTTGGAACGACTTTTTAAAAATAGGACCACTTTCATCATTGCCCACCGTCTTTCCACTGTACGACGTGTAAAAAATATAGTTGTGATTGAAGAGGGTGAGATCAAGGAACAAGGGGATCATGATTCCTTACTTTCTCAAAACGGAATTTATAAAAAATTATACGATAGTCAATTTGCTGAAGCGGAGATCCAAATATGA
- a CDS encoding GlsB/YeaQ/YmgE family stress response membrane protein, translated as MFSFIWFLLIGLVAGWLAGRILRGKGFGLIANLVIGVVGSFLGGIVFRFFGFITNNLIAELIVAVVGAILLIFIAGMIKKR; from the coding sequence ATGTTTAGTTTTATTTGGTTTTTACTGATTGGTCTTGTAGCAGGTTGGCTTGCTGGTCGTATTTTGCGCGGGAAAGGATTTGGACTCATTGCCAATTTGGTCATCGGAGTTGTAGGTTCCTTTTTAGGCGGGATTGTATTTCGGTTTTTTGGTTTTATTACGAATAACCTGATTGCGGAACTAATCGTGGCAGTGGTGGGAGCCATTCTACTCATCTTCATTGCCGGGATGATCAAAAAAAGATAA
- a CDS encoding response regulator yields MHFIMAIENDPNSAQDLENIFLGLRQRVVITKFSQTVQEYVKSSNPDIILMGLSFKDKKELEFVLELRRDVITHNIPILAMIPKEDTNFITNHKALGFTDYMVKPLIKQPLLDRIHSHVEEYKFSESSKTRDNMSFVVVDRGHGRVLFQCRANLKRYVFPEFKKIFTPNFLKSIHAERICFDVRVVPELGKEEVDVFERVMKLFSNHEKIVFIAGRHMGAFIEHASDDEKMLVFMAPNEFDEYVKMEEQKKEEQRKKEKKDKFTKESGKENPPAPPTSLGDVKIEIPIGGAPIPVVSEEPSSSEPPTESSPDSDLSEKPPQL; encoded by the coding sequence ATGCATTTTATCATGGCCATTGAAAACGATCCAAATTCAGCTCAAGATTTGGAAAATATCTTTCTTGGTTTACGCCAACGAGTTGTCATAACAAAATTTTCGCAAACAGTTCAGGAGTACGTAAAATCCTCCAACCCTGATATTATATTAATGGGTTTGTCTTTTAAGGACAAAAAAGAATTAGAATTTGTTTTAGAACTTCGTCGCGATGTAATCACACATAATATTCCTATTTTGGCAATGATTCCGAAAGAAGATACGAACTTTATTACGAATCACAAAGCTCTTGGATTTACTGATTATATGGTTAAACCATTAATCAAACAACCTCTCCTTGATAGAATTCATTCGCACGTTGAAGAATATAAATTCAGTGAATCTTCGAAAACAAGAGACAATATGTCTTTTGTAGTTGTGGATCGGGGACATGGAAGAGTTCTGTTTCAATGTCGTGCCAATCTCAAACGTTATGTATTTCCAGAATTCAAAAAGATATTTACACCAAATTTTTTGAAGTCCATTCATGCAGAACGAATTTGTTTTGACGTTCGAGTTGTTCCTGAACTTGGCAAAGAGGAAGTAGATGTATTCGAACGAGTAATGAAACTTTTTTCTAATCACGAAAAGATTGTGTTTATAGCAGGCCGTCATATGGGAGCCTTCATTGAACATGCGTCAGATGATGAAAAAATGTTAGTATTTATGGCTCCAAACGAATTCGATGAATACGTTAAAATGGAAGAACAGAAAAAAGAAGAACAACGTAAAAAAGAAAAAAAGGATAAATTTACAAAAGAAAGTGGCAAAGAAAACCCACCAGCACCTCCAACCTCTTTAGGTGATGTAAAAATAGAAATTCCAATTGGTGGTGCACCAATCCCAGTTGTATCAGAAGAACCAAGTAGTTCTGAACCACCAACCGAATCTTCACCTGATTCTGATTTATCTGAAAAACCTCCGCAACTATAG